The Phycisphaeraceae bacterium genome has a segment encoding these proteins:
- a CDS encoding DUF932 domain-containing protein has protein sequence MTKQVLTRGHRELFRRTPDESFDSLDALWQHCQRQKSESQDIWEQPEALRPVVVDNRLELGVAGGSTRRLNSWSFTQLCQLAGVSRETVNRLTPQTAATVFEETMPPKGKPLQVHVQGPLARSVHAASYTRLHNIELLSVVREFATDFQPPQQAGGEESSGGTGLYCGEQDMFCFLVDPAGWTEIGGEAFAPGLFLWNSEVGKRSVGIQTFWFQAICRNHIVWDAVEVIDFSRKHTANVGEAVGEIRRLIHRLVERRDERRDRFAEVLAKAMQSSLGHDEEEVSKVLSRHGITRALAKEALTIARQSGRFTIFSVVDALTRLSGQIVNAGDRTEADQAASSLLALAK, from the coding sequence ATGACCAAGCAGGTTCTGACCCGCGGACACCGCGAACTGTTCCGCCGCACGCCCGATGAATCCTTCGACTCGCTCGACGCTCTGTGGCAGCACTGCCAGAGGCAGAAGTCCGAGTCTCAGGACATCTGGGAGCAGCCCGAGGCCCTCCGTCCCGTTGTCGTCGACAATCGGTTGGAGCTTGGTGTCGCTGGCGGCTCGACGCGGAGGCTGAACAGCTGGAGTTTTACGCAGCTCTGCCAGCTCGCCGGCGTGAGCCGCGAGACGGTGAATCGACTGACGCCGCAGACGGCGGCCACGGTGTTCGAGGAGACCATGCCCCCCAAGGGCAAGCCTCTTCAGGTCCACGTCCAGGGGCCGCTTGCCCGTTCGGTGCACGCCGCCTCATACACGAGGCTGCACAACATCGAGCTGCTCTCGGTCGTCCGCGAGTTCGCGACGGACTTCCAGCCTCCCCAGCAGGCGGGAGGCGAGGAGAGCTCCGGCGGCACCGGTCTGTACTGCGGAGAGCAGGACATGTTCTGCTTCCTGGTGGACCCGGCCGGCTGGACGGAGATCGGCGGCGAAGCGTTCGCCCCCGGCCTCTTCCTGTGGAACTCAGAGGTCGGCAAACGATCCGTCGGCATCCAGACGTTCTGGTTCCAGGCGATCTGCCGCAACCACATCGTCTGGGATGCGGTGGAGGTCATCGACTTCTCCCGCAAGCACACGGCCAACGTGGGTGAGGCGGTCGGCGAGATCCGCCGGCTCATCCATCGGCTCGTGGAGCGACGCGACGAACGCCGCGACCGATTCGCGGAAGTTCTGGCGAAGGCCATGCAGTCCTCACTCGGTCATGACGAGGAGGAGGTGTCGAAGGTGCTCAGCCGCCACGGCATCACCAGAGCACTGGCCAAGGAAGCCCTCACGATCGCGAGGCAGTCCGGACGCTTCACCATCTTCTCGGTGGTGGACGCTCTGACCCGTCTCTCCGGGCAGATCGTCAACGCCGGCGACCGCACGGAGGCTGACCAGGCCGC